A region of uncultured Draconibacterium sp. DNA encodes the following proteins:
- a CDS encoding glycoside hydrolase family 2 TIM barrel-domain containing protein, translated as MKKLLILVLSLCATTLFAQNKIWEDPAYIAKNKLPGRATSYSYESADDALDSNRETSRMISLNGTWKFNFVEKEEDRPLDFYKQDVSNWDDIEVPSNWEMEGYGTPIYVSAGYPFRPELPAEAQEDPIAWYKENYEVPEGLSTEELYRRFYSDVASKLVPEPPFITRDNAVGSYVRTFTIPEGWSDKKIVLHFGGVSSAMFVYVNEQKVGYSQGSRLPAEFDITEFVKPGENKVAVQVFRWCDGSYLEDQDHWRMSGIHREVMVMAQPKVAIEDFFVRTRLDANYQDALLQIRPTLTRGADVDTKGWTLEAELYCPQNNKVLQAPITKNVDDIIYEGYPQRDNVYFGLLEEKITSPELWSAEKPTLYTIVLSLKDAEGNVVEARSAKIGFREIETKNGQLYVNGKSIKLYGVNRHDHDYKRGKSVTRENMENDVLLMKRFNFNAVRTSHYPNDPYFYDMCDKYGIYVLDEANIETHGLMGYLTNQSEWHMAFQDRVVRMVERDKNHPSIIGWSLGNESGTGPNHAGAAGWIKDFDPTRFIHYEGAQGQPEHPDYTIYGSEEFRKKGRTANPTDPLWVDVISRMYANLEDLEALAKSPYISRPIMECEYAHAMGNSLGNFQEYWDLMHSYPNLIGGFIWDWIDQGILRTDKNGKEFFAYGGDFGDMPNDNNFCMNGVIASDRTPKPQTWEAKYVMQPVQITAVDLEKGLVRLLSRFNFANLNEYKVSWTLSEDATEIQSGTLEDLSLNPGASKVAEIPFKEISPKANAEYWLRISVQLKEDKNWAKAGHEVAKQQFKLPFNTEATSKEINSDNITFNETDDQILVSGKNFKVSIGKKSGLIESYETGNKQVITSALKPYFWRPLTDNDESGWRAQQRLAIWKDLPEMLSVNDMNLDASSARISVELAYKKLSLNLSYTFSNEGTVEVKFDLSIPEEMPEPIRVGMNMGVSTSLQQMSFYGKGPFENYSDRNGAADINIYDGSVDDFYYNYTKPQESSNHTCVRWLALTNNNSGLMVLGETPLQTSVWPYTAENIRIAQHPTELKKADALTVNISHKMAGVGGNDSWSINARPIEKYRLLEKSYSYEFKLVPLSKAKDLQQIYRDTK; from the coding sequence ATGAAGAAACTGCTCATTCTGGTTCTTAGCCTGTGTGCCACTACCCTTTTTGCCCAAAACAAAATATGGGAAGATCCCGCCTACATCGCAAAAAACAAACTCCCAGGAAGAGCCACTTCCTATTCCTACGAATCAGCTGATGACGCGCTAGATAGTAATCGCGAAACTTCGAGAATGATTTCGCTGAACGGAACCTGGAAATTCAATTTTGTGGAAAAGGAGGAAGATCGTCCGCTGGATTTCTACAAGCAGGATGTTTCGAACTGGGATGATATTGAAGTTCCATCGAACTGGGAAATGGAAGGCTATGGAACGCCAATTTATGTTAGTGCCGGCTATCCTTTCCGTCCGGAATTGCCTGCGGAAGCACAGGAAGACCCGATCGCCTGGTACAAAGAAAATTACGAAGTTCCGGAAGGACTTTCAACAGAAGAATTATATCGTCGGTTTTATTCCGATGTAGCTTCAAAGTTAGTTCCTGAACCACCTTTTATTACACGCGATAATGCTGTTGGATCGTACGTTCGTACTTTTACCATTCCTGAAGGCTGGAGCGATAAAAAAATTGTATTGCATTTTGGCGGAGTGAGTTCGGCCATGTTTGTTTATGTAAACGAGCAAAAAGTGGGTTACAGTCAGGGCAGCCGTTTGCCTGCCGAATTTGATATCACTGAATTTGTAAAACCAGGTGAAAATAAAGTAGCCGTTCAGGTTTTCCGTTGGTGCGATGGCAGTTATCTGGAAGATCAGGACCACTGGCGAATGAGTGGAATTCATCGCGAGGTAATGGTTATGGCGCAACCCAAAGTGGCCATTGAAGACTTTTTTGTTCGCACCCGTCTGGATGCCAATTACCAGGATGCATTGCTGCAAATACGCCCCACACTTACACGCGGAGCCGATGTTGACACAAAAGGCTGGACACTGGAGGCAGAATTGTATTGCCCTCAAAACAATAAGGTTTTGCAAGCACCAATCACCAAAAATGTTGACGATATTATTTACGAAGGTTACCCGCAACGCGACAATGTTTATTTCGGGTTATTGGAAGAAAAAATTACCAGCCCTGAATTGTGGTCGGCAGAAAAGCCAACACTTTACACGATAGTTCTATCGTTAAAAGATGCAGAGGGGAATGTTGTTGAAGCACGTTCTGCAAAAATCGGCTTCCGCGAAATAGAGACTAAAAACGGACAGCTTTATGTAAACGGAAAATCAATAAAATTATATGGTGTTAACCGTCACGACCACGATTATAAGCGCGGGAAGTCAGTTACCCGAGAAAATATGGAGAACGATGTATTGCTGATGAAACGTTTCAATTTTAATGCAGTTCGAACAAGCCACTACCCCAATGATCCGTATTTCTACGACATGTGCGACAAATATGGAATTTACGTGCTCGACGAAGCCAATATTGAAACGCACGGCTTAATGGGCTACCTCACCAACCAGTCGGAATGGCACATGGCCTTTCAGGATCGTGTAGTTCGTATGGTAGAGCGCGATAAAAACCACCCGTCGATTATTGGATGGTCGCTGGGAAATGAATCGGGAACCGGACCGAACCACGCCGGAGCAGCCGGCTGGATTAAAGATTTCGATCCTACACGTTTTATTCATTACGAAGGAGCACAAGGACAACCTGAACACCCCGATTACACCATATACGGTTCTGAGGAGTTCAGAAAAAAAGGAAGAACCGCCAATCCAACCGATCCGCTTTGGGTTGATGTGATCAGCCGTATGTACGCCAATCTGGAAGATTTGGAAGCGTTGGCAAAAAGCCCTTACATCAGTCGCCCGATTATGGAGTGCGAGTATGCACATGCTATGGGTAACTCGCTGGGCAATTTCCAGGAATACTGGGATTTGATGCACAGCTATCCGAACCTTATTGGTGGATTTATTTGGGACTGGATTGATCAGGGAATATTGAGAACCGATAAGAACGGAAAAGAGTTTTTTGCTTATGGTGGCGATTTTGGCGATATGCCTAACGACAATAACTTCTGTATGAACGGTGTAATTGCATCCGACCGCACACCAAAACCACAAACCTGGGAGGCAAAATATGTGATGCAGCCGGTACAAATAACTGCCGTTGATTTGGAAAAAGGATTAGTACGACTGCTCAGTCGTTTTAATTTTGCCAACTTAAACGAATACAAGGTTAGCTGGACGTTAAGCGAAGATGCAACCGAAATTCAATCAGGTACCTTGGAAGATTTAAGCCTGAATCCGGGAGCAAGTAAAGTGGCTGAAATTCCTTTTAAAGAAATTAGTCCAAAAGCAAATGCGGAATACTGGCTGAGAATAAGTGTTCAGCTGAAAGAAGACAAAAACTGGGCAAAAGCCGGTCACGAAGTGGCAAAACAACAATTCAAACTTCCATTTAATACAGAAGCTACTTCAAAAGAAATAAACTCCGACAATATTACTTTCAACGAAACCGACGACCAGATTTTGGTAAGCGGCAAAAATTTCAAAGTAAGTATAGGCAAAAAAAGTGGTTTGATCGAAAGCTACGAAACAGGCAATAAGCAAGTGATCACGTCAGCACTGAAACCTTACTTCTGGCGGCCGTTAACCGACAACGACGAAAGCGGATGGAGAGCACAACAACGCCTTGCCATTTGGAAAGACCTTCCCGAAATGCTGAGCGTAAATGATATGAACCTTGATGCTTCTTCAGCTCGTATTTCTGTGGAATTAGCTTACAAAAAGCTGAGCTTAAATTTAAGCTACACTTTTTCCAACGAAGGAACTGTTGAGGTGAAATTTGATCTGTCGATTCCTGAAGAAATGCCGGAACCTATTCGTGTTGGAATGAATATGGGCGTTTCAACCAGCTTACAACAAATGAGCTTTTATGGTAAAGGTCCTTTTGAAAATTATTCGGACAGAAATGGTGCTGCCGATATCAATATATATGACGGAAGTGTAGATGATTTCTACTACAACTACACCAAACCGCAGGAAAGCAGCAACCACACCTGCGTGCGCTGGCTGGCACTTACCAATAACAATTCCGGGCTGATGGTGCTTGGAGAAACACCGCTTCAAACATCGGTTTGGCCATACACTGCCGAAAACATTCGGATAGCACAACACCCAACAGAACTAAAAAAAGCAGATGCTTTAACAGTAAATATCAGCCATAAAATGGCCGGTGTTGGTGGTAACGATTCATGGTCGATCAATGCACGTCCAATAGAAAAATATCGTTTATTGGAGAAGTCATACAGCTATGAATTTAAGCTGGTTCCGCTATCAAAAGCTAAAGATCTACAACAAATTTATCGTGATACAAAATAG
- a CDS encoding histidine phosphatase family protein — MATEITIIRHGETMWNVQKRIQGQRNSKLSENGITQAELVAKALAKREFDVLVSSDLERAVETAKIINKQLVLPHKYNANLRERSFGIFEGKNFAEIEEKYPEEFRRYKERNPEFVVPGGESIQQMYKRVTSEIESIACNFKDQKVLIVSHGLVLEMMMYRTFNLKLDEPRAFSINNSSISSFYIDGDNWFLKEWGVIEHLVSLNVLNEL, encoded by the coding sequence ATGGCTACAGAAATAACAATTATACGACACGGAGAAACGATGTGGAATGTGCAAAAGCGCATACAGGGGCAGCGTAACAGTAAACTTTCTGAAAACGGGATTACACAGGCCGAATTGGTGGCAAAGGCACTGGCTAAACGTGAGTTTGATGTCCTGGTAAGCAGCGATCTTGAGCGAGCTGTAGAAACAGCAAAGATCATCAATAAACAACTTGTTTTACCGCACAAATACAATGCTAACCTGCGCGAACGTTCTTTTGGTATTTTTGAAGGAAAGAATTTTGCCGAGATTGAAGAAAAGTACCCCGAAGAATTTCGACGTTACAAAGAGCGGAATCCTGAATTTGTAGTCCCCGGAGGCGAAAGTATTCAGCAAATGTATAAGCGTGTAACATCAGAAATTGAATCGATAGCCTGTAACTTTAAGGATCAGAAAGTTTTAATCGTTTCGCATGGTTTGGTGCTGGAGATGATGATGTATCGAACCTTTAACTTAAAATTGGATGAGCCAAGGGCCTTTTCCATAAATAATAGTTCGATCAGTTCGTTTTATATTGACGGTGACAATTGGTTTTTAAAAGAGTGGGGTGTAATTGAACACCTGGTTTCGTTGAATGTATTGAATGAGCTTTAG
- a CDS encoding cation:proton antiporter: MLNGYGSIGPLKDHKNNHMNVILSIGLLIFTGYLLGELAEKIKLPKISGYILAGILLNPDLSGIMSDEFVTHTDPLLSVSLSFITFSIGGSLSAKKLRATGKTILFLTLFESLFAFLMVFLFMFLSLRFFMPAFQSTSVALAVSLVLASLAAPTDPSATLAVIHEYKAKGEVSSTMLEIAAFDDIVGIVIYTLVTAFAAFFLGSTDIEIGKTVMELGIDVGGAILIGAVIGFVFQLITKIFSRQEEGTLIVLTFGAILMSYGISEYFGFESLLSTIALGAVVANFNPISDKIFKLIERYTDELIFVIFFTLSGLHLQLSSITGSYLLIVIYIIARMIGKFTGIYSGSLLFSTSPKVKKYTAGGLIPQGGIVIGLALLLTKDPVFKETGSMIMGVVIGAALIHEIIGPIFSRLSLKKAGEVE, translated from the coding sequence ATGCTGAATGGTTATGGTAGTATTGGCCCGTTAAAAGACCACAAAAACAATCATATGAACGTAATTTTAAGCATTGGACTCTTAATTTTTACAGGATATTTACTGGGCGAACTCGCCGAAAAAATAAAACTCCCAAAAATATCGGGATATATCCTGGCAGGTATTCTGCTCAATCCTGATCTGTCGGGAATTATGTCGGATGAATTTGTCACCCACACCGATCCCCTGCTTTCGGTTTCGTTATCGTTTATCACTTTTTCAATTGGTGGCTCTTTATCGGCGAAGAAACTTCGCGCTACCGGCAAAACAATATTATTCTTAACCCTATTCGAATCGCTGTTTGCATTTCTTATGGTGTTTCTGTTTATGTTTTTAAGCCTTCGTTTTTTTATGCCTGCTTTCCAATCAACAAGTGTAGCATTGGCCGTAAGTCTGGTGTTGGCATCGCTGGCTGCACCAACCGATCCGTCGGCAACGCTCGCCGTTATTCACGAATACAAAGCCAAAGGCGAAGTAAGTTCAACCATGCTCGAAATTGCCGCTTTCGATGATATTGTGGGAATTGTCATTTACACACTGGTTACTGCCTTTGCCGCCTTCTTTTTGGGCAGCACCGATATTGAAATAGGCAAAACAGTTATGGAATTAGGTATCGATGTTGGCGGAGCTATTCTTATTGGCGCTGTCATTGGTTTTGTGTTTCAGCTTATCACCAAAATTTTTAGCAGGCAGGAAGAAGGAACCCTTATCGTTCTAACATTCGGAGCCATATTGATGAGTTACGGTATTTCGGAATACTTTGGTTTTGAATCGCTGCTTTCCACCATCGCGTTGGGAGCAGTTGTCGCCAATTTTAATCCGATATCGGATAAAATATTTAAACTCATCGAACGCTACACCGACGAACTGATCTTTGTAATCTTTTTTACGCTGTCGGGCTTACACCTGCAACTATCGTCAATTACCGGCAGTTATTTGCTGATCGTAATTTATATCATTGCACGGATGATCGGTAAATTTACCGGTATTTACAGTGGCTCACTGCTATTCAGCACCAGCCCGAAAGTGAAAAAATACACAGCAGGCGGATTGATTCCACAAGGCGGAATTGTAATTGGGTTGGCATTGTTACTGACCAAAGATCCCGTTTTTAAAGAAACAGGTTCGATGATAATGGGTGTGGTAATCGGAGCAGCACTTATTCATGAAATTATTGGCCCGATTTTTTCGCGGCTATCTTTGAAAAAAGCTGGTGAAGTTGAATAG
- a CDS encoding FprA family A-type flavoprotein — MLQVNLAEDIYYLGFNDRRTHLFENIWPIPYGVSYNSYLIVDEKIALVDTVERAFIDDYLDAIEEIIGDREVDYLIINHMEPDHSGALKAIVHRYPNITLVGNKKTFGFVESYYMKPENIHMVHDDHVLDLGKHKLQFQMIPMVHWPETMVTFEETNQILFSGDAFGSYGTMDGGIFDDEINLDFYEVEVMRYFTNIVGKYCPHTQRAIKKLAGLDIKMIAATHGPIWRSDLNWILKRYNKWSSYDLDRGVVIVYGSMYGNTKKMAETIARQIAVRGIKNIRVYDASKTHSSYIINDIFKYKGFIVGSAAYNNAMFPNVETLLTTIEHMAPKDHLLGIFGNYSWNGGGVKNLKTFAEKIKWDMVYEPIEEKGNMKVQTQEELIKLANAMADKLLEMPAPEKI, encoded by the coding sequence ATGCTACAAGTAAATCTTGCAGAAGATATTTATTATTTGGGATTTAACGACCGCCGTACTCACTTGTTCGAGAACATCTGGCCAATCCCGTACGGGGTTTCGTATAATAGTTATTTGATTGTTGATGAAAAGATTGCGTTGGTTGACACTGTAGAACGCGCGTTTATCGACGATTACCTCGATGCCATTGAAGAGATTATTGGCGACCGCGAGGTGGATTACCTGATCATTAACCACATGGAGCCTGACCACTCGGGAGCTTTAAAAGCAATCGTTCACCGTTACCCGAATATTACGCTTGTAGGAAATAAAAAGACCTTTGGTTTTGTAGAGTCGTACTACATGAAACCGGAAAACATACACATGGTACACGATGATCATGTGCTTGATTTGGGAAAACACAAGTTACAGTTCCAGATGATTCCGATGGTACACTGGCCGGAAACGATGGTGACTTTCGAGGAGACAAACCAGATTCTGTTCTCAGGAGATGCTTTTGGTAGCTACGGAACAATGGACGGTGGTATTTTCGACGACGAGATCAACCTCGATTTCTACGAAGTGGAAGTGATGCGTTATTTCACCAATATCGTTGGAAAATATTGTCCGCACACACAGCGTGCCATTAAAAAACTTGCCGGACTGGATATTAAAATGATTGCGGCAACGCACGGTCCTATATGGCGTAGCGACCTCAACTGGATTTTGAAACGTTACAACAAATGGAGTTCGTACGATTTGGATCGGGGCGTGGTTATCGTTTACGGTTCGATGTACGGGAACACCAAAAAAATGGCAGAAACGATTGCCCGTCAGATTGCAGTTCGTGGTATCAAAAACATCCGTGTTTACGATGCTTCAAAAACGCACTCATCGTATATCATCAACGACATTTTTAAATACAAAGGCTTTATTGTGGGTAGTGCAGCGTATAACAATGCGATGTTCCCTAATGTGGAAACACTGCTTACAACCATTGAGCACATGGCACCAAAAGACCACTTACTGGGTATTTTTGGTAACTACTCGTGGAACGGTGGCGGCGTGAAAAACCTGAAAACTTTTGCCGAAAAAATTAAGTGGGATATGGTTTACGAACCAATCGAAGAAAAAGGTAATATGAAGGTTCAGACGCAGGAAGAGTTGATTAAGTTAGCCAATGCAATGGCTGATAAATTGCTGGAAATGCCTGCCCCTGAAAAGATTTAA
- the mltG gene encoding endolytic transglycosylase MltG, which translates to MSIDQKSRAMTFPRVGKFIIIFFAIAFILAGARGYQLYRYVFDKNVKNDYVILVTEEDDIKSISEKLETNEVLSNMKAFKWVAKKKKYADYMRPGRYELKKGMTTNELVNMLRSGAQSPVDITFNNVRFKEELAGKVSKYIKADSTSILQLFSNEQQITDWGFTEENFRAMFIPNTYEMYWTTSAEEFAQRMKAEYDRFWNDTRLKQAAKMGLTPQQVVTLASIVQSETIKPDELKTVAGLYINRLNKGIALQADPTVKYAVGDYTIKRVLNKHLEIDSPYNTYKYAGLPPGPICFPEITSIDAVLNYEDHNYLYMCAREDFSGYHNFAKTLSQHNRNAKKYRDALNERRIYK; encoded by the coding sequence ATGTCGATTGATCAGAAAAGCCGTGCCATGACATTCCCCCGGGTTGGGAAATTCATTATTATATTTTTTGCTATTGCCTTTATCCTTGCCGGAGCGCGGGGATACCAGCTATACCGCTATGTTTTTGACAAAAATGTAAAAAATGATTACGTAATTCTCGTAACTGAAGAGGATGATATTAAAAGTATTAGCGAGAAACTGGAAACCAACGAGGTTTTATCCAACATGAAAGCCTTTAAATGGGTGGCCAAAAAGAAAAAATATGCCGACTACATGCGTCCGGGGCGTTACGAGTTAAAGAAAGGAATGACTACCAACGAATTGGTTAACATGCTCCGCAGTGGGGCACAATCGCCGGTAGATATCACTTTCAACAATGTTCGTTTTAAAGAAGAACTGGCCGGAAAAGTGAGCAAATATATTAAAGCCGATTCCACCTCGATATTACAACTGTTTTCAAATGAACAGCAGATCACAGACTGGGGATTCACCGAGGAAAATTTCCGTGCGATGTTTATTCCAAACACCTACGAAATGTATTGGACAACTTCGGCGGAAGAATTTGCACAACGCATGAAAGCAGAGTACGACCGTTTTTGGAACGACACCCGTTTAAAGCAGGCAGCAAAAATGGGATTAACACCACAGCAGGTGGTTACTTTGGCCTCCATCGTTCAGTCCGAAACCATAAAACCCGACGAGCTAAAAACGGTTGCCGGATTATATATCAACCGCCTGAATAAAGGTATTGCATTACAAGCCGATCCAACCGTTAAATATGCTGTTGGCGATTACACCATTAAACGGGTTTTGAATAAACATCTCGAAATTGACTCGCCTTATAACACCTACAAATATGCAGGTTTACCACCGGGGCCAATTTGTTTTCCGGAGATCACATCGATTGATGCCGTGTTGAATTACGAAGATCACAATTACCTGTATATGTGCGCGCGTGAAGATTTTTCGGGCTACCACAATTTTGCAAAAACGCTTAGTCAGCACAACCGGAATGCAAAAAAATACCGTGATGCGCTGAATGAACGCCGCATTTATAAATAA